CCGCCATGGAGGGCCACGAGGTCACGACGGTGGAGAAGGCCCTGCCCGAGGCGGACATCTTCGTCACCGCCACGGGCAACCTGGGCGTGATCACGGCCCAGCACATGCTGGGCATGAAGGACCAGGCCATCGTCTGCAACATCGGGCACTTCGACAATGAGATCCAGGTGGCCGACCTGGAGGCCCTGCCCGGCGTGCGCAAAGTCAACATCAAGCCCCAGGTGGACCGCTACGAGTTCCCCGACGGCCACGGCATCTACCTGCTGGCGGAAGGCCGGCTGGTGAACCTGGGCTGCGCCACGGGCCACCCCAGTTTCGTCATGTCCAACTCCTTCACGAACCAGACCCTGGCCCAGCTGGCCCTGGCCCGCGAGGACCACGCCCTGGGCGTCTACATGCTGCCCAAGAAGCTGGATGAGGAAGTGGCCCGCCTGCACCTGGCGCACCTGGGCGTCACCCTCACCACGCTGACCCCGGCCCAGGCCGCCTATCTGGGCATCCCCGTGGACGGGCCCTACAAGCCGGCCCACTATCGTTACTAATCCCCGGCGCCCGCGGTCCCTTGGGGCCGCGGGCGACCTGTTCCCCCCCCCAAACCGGGGAGTTGGCATGCGTCTGCGCCTGAACCCCTGTTCCCGACTCCCGTTCCTACTCCTGCTGCTCGGTTGGGTCTCCTGCGCCCTGAAGGACCCGGCCGGCACCTCCTGGACCACGGCCCTGACCGTGGAGGCCCAGCCTGAGACCCTGCGCGTCGCGCGCATCCTCGAGAATCCCAACACCCTGCTGGAGGGCGACTCGCTGCTGGTGTTCCGCCAGGAGCTGGATGTCAGCTACGCGCGGCTGGGGGACAGCCTGGGCTGGGAGGGCGTGCATCAGACCCTGCGGCTGGAGCTGGGTCCCCTGGACCTGCACGGACTGGGCTCCGTCCCGCTGGCGCTGCCCTTCACGGCGGCTTGGCCGCAGTACGCCGCCTGGGTGGGCCAGCAGACCCAGATTTCAGGCCAGGCCGAATTCAGCCAGCTGCTGACCCTGCCCGACTGGTCCGAGCTGGACTGGGTGGCCTATTCCCAGGCCGGGTTCCGCCTGGACCTGCTCCACCACTGGCCCTTTCCCCTGCAGTGGCTGGAAGTGGAACTGCTCAACGCCCAGGACCAGCGCCTGGGGCTGACTCACTGGGAGCCCGCCGGCGGCCTGCCGCCGGAGCAGGCCCTGCAATCCAATCTGCTCGTCAGCGGCCTGCTCACCCGGGCCAGCCGCCTGCGGCTCAGAGCCCGCCACCTGCCCATGGCGGCCCCGGCCCTGATCCAGGACGGCGCCCTGAACCTGACCCTGACCCAAACCATGGGCCTGGCGGATTCCGCCCGCGCCCGGCTGCCCGAGCTGCAGCTGGTCTGGAGCGATTCCGTCTGGACGGCCTCGCGCCTGCGCATCCTGAGCGCACTCACGGCCCCGGCCCGCCTGCGGCTGGCCGCCGTCAATGAGCTGCCCGTGCCCCTGGACCTGGAGCTGGAACTGCCCCAGCTGCGTACGGGCGCCGGCGACGGACTGGGCCTGGCCCTCAGCGTTCCTGCCCTGGGAACGGCCCAGACGCTGGAGGAGCCCGGTTCCCTGCTGGTGGAGGACGCCGACGGACTGGACTGGCTGGACGTGCAGGGCCTGGGTCGAACCCCGGCCAGCGCCGGGTTGGTGACGGTGCGCGCCCGCGACGCCCTGCGACTGGATCTGGAGGTGGAGCCGCTGGAGCTGGAGGAGTTCGAGGGCTGGTTCCTGCAGGAATGGCGCGTGCCCTTCGCGGCCTCCGAGACTCCGGTGGAGGAGTGGCCCGTGGAGCTGGCGGCGCTGGATCTGCGCGGTCTGGAGTTGCGCCTGCACCTGGAGAACCAGGACGGACCCGACCTCGAGGGCCACTTCGAGCTGCGGGCCACGGACAGCCGGCTGGGTCTGCCCGACACGCTCTTCGTCTCCGACCTGGATCTGCAGGCCGCCGACACCCTGCTGCTGCTGGGCGGCGCCGACCGGCTGATCGCGCGTCTGCCGCGCCACCTGGGACTGGAGGGCTACTACCGCGTGCCGGCGGGCAGCGTCGTGCACGTGCGGCGCGAGAGCCGCGTGGGACTCAGCGCCCTCAGCCTGCCCGCCCGGGCCCAGGTGAACGGCCTGCACTGGCAGAGTCTGCCCGAGCGCCACGAGGACTCCCTGCCCGAAGAGGCGGAGCAGGTCCGGCTGCAGGGCGAGGTGGAGAACCGCCTGCCCGCGGGCGGCACGGTCCACGGCTGGGTGGCCGCCGCCGTGGACGGCGTGCGGGTTCCGCTCTTTGAACTGGAGATCGCCGCCGCCGGTTGGGACGGCAGCCAGGCGGAGCCCGTGCTCAGCCAGCTGGAACTGGAGCTCAGCGCAGCAGCTCTGGACGTGTTGCGCGGCGGGTCCTGGATCCTCTGGTACGAGTTCGAGGCGCAGCCCGGCGCCGGGACGGTGGAGATCCACGCCGACCAGTGGCTGGCCCTGCGGGCGCGGATCCAGGTCCTGGTGGACGTGACGGTGGAGGGCGGGGAATGAACCGGCTCCGCTTCCTGCGCTCTTTGGGCCTGGGCGTTGGCCTTGGCCTTGGCCACCTGCTGCTCGCGACCCCGCCGGTCCGGGCCGGCGTGCTGCCCGGCGCCTCGCGCCTGCAGGAGCCCCTGGCCGGCGCCCTGTTCCTGACCCCCGTGCTGCCGCCCGGCCCCGCCGCCTTCAGTCTGGGCTGGAACGGCTCCGCCTCGCTGCGCAGTGACCACCTCTCCCCGGCCCTCTGGAACCGCTACGCCGGCCGGCGGCTGGAGGAGCGGGACAAGCGCGAGTTGCTGGCGGAGCTGGGATCCACGCTGACCACGCGCGCCGAGGCCCGCCTGGTCCTGCTGGAGGGTGCCTGGAACCGGCCGGACGGGAGCCGGCTGGGCGCCTGCTTGGAGCATCTGGCCAGCGCGTCGCAGCAGCTGGACGCCACCCTGCTGGAGACCGTGCTGCTGGGCAACGACCCCACTCAAGCGCTGGTGGTGCGGCAGGCCGAGCTGGGAGGCGAGGTCCTGCAGCGGCTGCGGCTGGCCTGGAGCCGGCCCCTGCCCGCTGACTGGGCCGCGCACCTGGGTTTGGGCACGCTGGAGGGCGGGCTGGGCCTGTTCGTCGAGCAGGGCAGCTGGCTGTCCCGCACCCGCGCTTTCCAGGCCCGGGCGGAAGCGCTCCAGGGCCAGGTGTCCGCCCGCTTCGAACACGAGCAGGAGAGCGCGGGACCGGGCCTGGGCTGGGGTCTGGATCTGGGCGCCCGGGGCAGCCTGCCCCTGGCTGGCCGACCGCTGTTCCTGCACGCCGCCCTGCGCGGCCTGCCCCACCTGCAGGTCTGGCGCCAGGTGCAGCGCACCACCCGGAGCTACGAACTGCCCGCCACGCCCGTGGACGCGACCTTCGACTACGAGGCCTTCAGCGTGGAGCTGCTGGACAGCACGTGGACGCGCTCCGCCCACGACCTGCACCTCAGCCGGCGGCCGGGCTGGCTGCTGGGCCTGGACTGGACGGCCGGCCGCTGGCGGCACAGCCTGCTGGGCGAACAACTGCCCGAGGACGCCCGGGGGGCGGGCCTGCGCCGGCTCTCGGCGGCCAGCCGCCTGGCGATTGGGCCGTGGTTCGGCCGGCTGGAACTGGCGGGCGGCGCCGGACGCGGGCCGGCCCTGGGCGCCGAGGCGGGCTTCACCAGCCGGCACTGGAGCCTGGTCCTGGGCGGGACGGGCTTCGCCGGCCTGGGCGCCCAGTCCCGGGGCGGGCAACTGGGCCTGGAGTGCCGATGGCTGCTGAACTGAATCCGCCCCTCATCCGGCTGGAGGCCCTGGTCCGCCACTATCTGGTGGGCGGCGAGACGGTCCGCGCGCTGGACGGCGTGGACCTGGAGCTGGCGCGCGGCTCCTACACGGCCGTGATGGGTCCCTCGGGCAGCGGCAAGAGCACGCTGATGAACCTGCTGGGCTGCCTGGACCGGCCGGATTCCGGCGCCTACTGGCTGGACGGCCACGCCGTCCACGCCGAGAGCGACGACCGCGTGCTCAGCCGCCTGCGCGGCCGGATGATCGGCTTCATCTTCCAGACCTTCAACCTCCTGCCCCGCCTGAGCGCCGCCGAGAACGTGGAGCTGCCGTTGATCTACCAGGGCGTACCCGCCCCCGTGCGCCGCCAGCGGGCCGAGCAGGCCCTCCTGCGCGTGGGGCTGGCCGACCGCGCCCGGCACCGCCCCGCCGAACTGTCCGGCGGCCAGCGCCAGCGGGTGGCCATCGCCCGGGCCCTGGTGGTGGAACCCGGCCTGCTGCTGGCCGACGAGCCCACGGGCAACCTGGACAGCCGCACCACGCGCGAGATCCTCGATCTCTTCGACCTGCTGCACGCCGAGGGCCAGACCCTGGTGGTGGTCACCCACGAGGACGAGGTGGCGGCCCGGGCCGGCCAGATCGTCCACCTGCTGGATGGACGGGTGGCGCGCTGGGAATCCCGCTGAGCGCCCGTCTCCCCGCGCCCGCCGCCGGATGCGGCGGAACTCCCGAAAAAACAAACCCGATCCAAAAAAAACCCTTGTCCAACTGAATTTCAGCTTTGGCGATGCCGACAAGACGGAAGCCGAAGTCCGGCGGATCCGTTTGGCGGACCCGCCCGTCGGCCCTTGGGCGGTTGAGCTCGTTCAAGGCTTGGTGATGAGGGCGGTTGGGACGCCCCGGGGCGGGGCGGTCGGGTGTGCAGCCCAGGGTCCATCCGGAGTGGGTTGCACAGGATCGCGGTCAACTCTGCGCGGCCTCAACTGAACTGTGTGTGCCTTCACACCCACACATGGCTCCGGGCTGGACGGTCCGGGACGAGTTCCCGGAATCCGCGCCGGCCTGTTGAAGTGGAGGACGGACTCATGAAGATCTTCAGTTCCGGGCTGGCGGGGGTTCTGCTGACGGCCGCGCTGGCCGCCGCGGAGCCGCCCCAGATTCAGCCCATCCCCGACTGGGTCATCGAAGAGGACGCCATGCTGACGGTGTCCATCGAGGTCCAGGATCCCGATTCGGACACCTTCCTCTTCTGGGTGGAGACCGACACGCCCAGCATGACCGTCAACTTCGACGAGGAAAACCTGCAGGTCCACTGCCAACCGGCCGCCAACTGGAGCGGCCGGGCCGTGGTCACCGTGGGCGTGGACGACCGGGAGGAGGCCCGCACCCTGACCACCGAGGAGTTCGAGATCCTGGTGACTCCGGTGAACGACTGCCCGCGGCGCTACACGAGCGTGCCCGACATCATCCTCAACCTGGTGGAGGACCAGTGCCTGGAGCTCAGCCCCGCCACGCTCCGGGCCTTCTTCCGCGACTCCGACTGGAACTTCGAGGGCGACACGCTGGACTTCGAGAACCTGGTGTTCTCCGCCGGAACCGTGGAGGCCACGGCGGGCGGCTGGCGCCTCTGTCCCGCGGCCAACTGGAACGGCAACGCGTCGCTTAGCCTGCGGGCCACTGACGGCGAGTGCGCCATCAATTCCAGCATCACGGCCCGGGTGGTGGCGGTCAACGACTGCCCCGTCCAGGTGGCCGAGTGGGAGCCGGTCAACGGCTTCGAGGACACGGACCTCGTGCTGACGGACCTGCTGGACGCCTTCAGCGACGTGGACAACGACAACCTGAACTTCTGCATCATCGACGACGGCATGAACGGCTTCAGCACCGACTGGAACCGCTCGGGCACCCTGACCCTGCATCCGCCCGCGGAGATGAGCGGCACTTGGTCGATCTACATCTGTGTCACGGACGGCACCTGCCAGCTGGGCGACGAGCTGGTGGTCACCCTGGCGCCCGTGAACGATCCGCCGGCCCTGCCCGCCGCGGTCAATCTGACGCTGGACGAGGACGGCAGCCTGATCCGCTCTTTCCCGGTCAGCGACGTGGACAGCCCGGATGTCTTCGTGACCGTGAGCTCCAGCGCGCCGGAACTGACGGCCTCCTGGAACGCCGTCTCGGGCCTGCACGTCCAGCCGCTGGCCGACTGGAACGGCGCGGCCACGCTGACCGTGCGGGCCTGCGACGCCCCCGATGACGGCGGCGCCTGCAGCCAGGTGCTGCTGCCGGTCACGGTGAATCCCGTCAACGATGCGCCTGTGCTGGCGGCCCTGGCGGACACGCTGCTGGCCGAGGACGGCCTGCTGACCCTGCGGCCGGACTTCACGGACGTGGATTCCCCCAGCCTCACCGTCCACGCCACCAGCGGAGCCGCCGAGTTGGCCGTGCAGTGGCTGGAGGCGAGCGGCGAATTGAGCTTGAGTCCCGCTGCCGACTGGTTCGGCTCGACCCAGGTGACCGTGAATGTGGAAGACGAGCAGGGCGCTGAGGCCCAGGCCGAGTTCCAGGTCCTGGTGAGCGCCGTGAACGATGCGCCCGTGCTGCCCGCCGCCCAGGCCCTGGCGCTGGACGAGGACGGCAGCCTGCAGCTGGCCTGGCCCATCCTGGACGTGGACGGCCCGCAGCTGGACGTCGAGGTGGTCTCGAACACGGCGGGCCTGAGCGCCCAGTGGCTGGAGTCGGGTGAGTTGCGGTTGCTGGCCGTCGACGACTGGAACGGCGCGGCTGAGCTGACCCTGACCGCCTGCGACGGCGCTCCCGAGCTGCCGGCCTGCGTGCAGCAGACCCTGGCGGTGAACGTGCAACCTGTGAACGACGGCCCCACCATCAGCGAGCTGGGTCCCGTCAGCCTGCCCGAGGACGGCCTGCTGGAGCTGCCCGTCAGCCTGGAGGACATCGACTCCGCCGAGCTGAGCGTGGAGGTCGCCAGCAGCGCGCCGGAACTGGCCGTGCTCTGGCTGGACGAGGGCGCGCTGCGCCTGACGCCGGCCGCCGACTGGAACGGCCAGGCCCAGTTGACCCTGACGGTGAACGACGGCGCGGCGCGCACGCTGGCCCAGGCGGTCTTCACGGCCACCGTGCTGCCGGTGAACGACGCGCCCGTGCTGCCCGCGGCCCTGCCGCTGGAGATGGCGGAGGACGGCAGCCTGGAGGTGGAATTCGCGCCCCAGGACGTGGACGGCCCCCAGTCCAACGTGACCCTGACCTGCGACAGCGCGGCCGTGAGCCTGACCTGGCTGCCCGAGAGCGGACGCCTGCGCATCGTGCCGGCGGCGGACTGGTCCGGTGAGGCCCAGATCCAGGTGACGGTCTGCGACGGCGACGCCCAGGCCGAGCTCTGCGCCGGGCGCGTGCTGAACCTGACGGTCCTGCCCTTGAACGACGCCCCCGTGCTGCCCGAGTTGGCGGCCCTGGAGATGAACGAGGACGCCGCCCTGTTGGTGGACGTGCCCGTCCTGGACGTGGACGGCCCGGCCAGCGAGTGGACGGTGAGCTGCGACCAGCCGCAGGTGAGCGTTGCCTGGCTGCCCGAGAGCGGGCGCCTGCAGATCCATCCCGAGGCGGACTGGAACGGCCAGGCCCTTGTGAGTCTGGCGGTTTGCGACGGCGATCCCGTCACCCCGCTCTGCGACCAGCTCAGCCTGGCCCTGACCGTGCACGCCGTCAACGACGCGCCGCTCATCGACGCCCTGGCGGACCAGACCCTGCCCGAGGACAGCACGCTCAGCCTGCCCGTGGTCCTGCATGACATCGATTCGGGCGAGCTCTTCGTGACCACCGCCATCGACCGCGCGGAGGTGAACCTGCTCTGGCTGCCCGAAGAGCGCCTGCTGCAGGTGACGCCCCAGGCCGACTGGTCCGGTCAGGCTCAGGTGACGATCACCGTGAGCGACGAGGCGGCGCGCCTGCTGGCCGCCACGAGCTTCCAGCTGACCGTGCTGCCCGTGAACGACGCCCCCGTGCTGGCCGACCCGGGCGCCCTGCTGGTGGTGGAGGACACGCCGAGCCTGGTGACCCTCGACGCCAGCGACGTGGACGGCCCCACCCTGGCGATCAGCGTGCTGTGTGACACGCCCGAGCTGCAGGCGACCTGGCTGCCCGAGAGCGGCCAGCTGGAGCTGGTGCCCGCGGCCAACTGGACGGGACAGGCGCAGCTGACGCTGCGGGCCTGCGACGAGCATCCCGACACGCCGGCCTGCGCCGAGCTCCTGGTCGCGGTGACGGTGAGCGCGCAGAATGACGCGCCCTGGATCGGCGAGGTGGCGGACCAGACTCTGTCCGAGGACAGCAGCCTGCAGCTCGCGCTCGAGCTGTCCGACGTGGACAGCCAGGAACTCGTCCTGGGCTGGAGCGTGGAGCCCGCCGTCCTGGAGTTGACCTGGGACGCCCAGGCGGGCCAGCTGAGTCTGGCGCCCGTGGCTGACTGGCACGGCGCCTGTACGGTGACCTTGAGCCTGGATGACCAGACGGAGCGCACGGTGGTGGAGCGCAGCTTCAGCGTGACCGTCAGCCCCGTGAACGACGCGCCCTACGTCCGGCCCTGCGTGGAGTGGACCTGCGGCGTGGTGGAGGACGCAGCGGGCTTCCGCGAGCAGCTGCTGGCGGGCGGCCTGACCGTGGACCTGGCCGACGTGGACGGCGACGGACTGGAACTGGTCTGGTTCGTGGACGGCGCCGAAGTGGCCCGGCACGCCGTCAGCGCGGGGGCGGACACCCTGTCCTGCTGGAGCCTGCCCGCCCCGCCGGCGGACCTGCTGGCCGGCAACATCGTGCTGCACGCCGAGCTGAGCGACGGCACGGTTTCCCTCAACCCGGGCGGCGCGACCTGCGCCTGGGAACTGGACTTCAGCGGCCTGAGCGGCACCACGCCGCTTGTGCTGGCCCTCGAGCCGGCCTGGCCCAATCCCTTCAACCCGTCCACGCGCCTGCCCTTCGTGCTGGCGGCGGCGGGACCGGTGCGGCTGGCGGTCTACGACCTGCGCGGCGCCCAAGTGGCCGTGCTGGCGGAGGGCTGGCGGGCCGCGGGTCGGCACGAAGTGCGCTGGGAGGCGGGACGCCTGGCCAGCGGCGTCTACCTAGCCGTGCTGGAGACGGGCGGCGAGCGCCGCGTCCAGCGCCTGACCCTGCTCAAGTAAGCGACGGCATCCCGGAAGGCTCCAGCCCCGCGCGGCATCCACCGCGCGGGGCTTTTTCTACCTTGGAGCCGGCGCGCCGTGTGTCACGGCGGGCCGGGGGGAGGCGGGCCTGTTTCGAGTGCTGGACTATTTCTTCCTGACGCGGCCGGTCCTGGTGGCCGTGGTCTGGATCTTCCCCCTGGTGGGCGCCCGCGGCCTGGACGGGCACGGGCTGGAGCTGGCCCTGCTGCTGGCCCAGTGCGCGGGCCTGGCGGGCAGCGCCTTCGTGCTGAACCAGCTGCACGACCAGGAGGGGGACCGGGTCAACCGCAAGTGTGAATCCCTGGCCCGGGGACTGGTCAGCCCGCGCGGGGCGCGAATCCTGCTGGCCGGCCTGCTGGCCGGGGGCCTGGCGGCGGCCGCCTGGCTGGGACCCTGGCACCTGGGCGCGGCCCTGGTTTTCTTCCTGCTTGCGGCCGTGGGCTACAACCTGCCG
This genomic interval from Candidatus Delongbacteria bacterium contains the following:
- a CDS encoding tandem-95 repeat protein — encoded protein: MKIFSSGLAGVLLTAALAAAEPPQIQPIPDWVIEEDAMLTVSIEVQDPDSDTFLFWVETDTPSMTVNFDEENLQVHCQPAANWSGRAVVTVGVDDREEARTLTTEEFEILVTPVNDCPRRYTSVPDIILNLVEDQCLELSPATLRAFFRDSDWNFEGDTLDFENLVFSAGTVEATAGGWRLCPAANWNGNASLSLRATDGECAINSSITARVVAVNDCPVQVAEWEPVNGFEDTDLVLTDLLDAFSDVDNDNLNFCIIDDGMNGFSTDWNRSGTLTLHPPAEMSGTWSIYICVTDGTCQLGDELVVTLAPVNDPPALPAAVNLTLDEDGSLIRSFPVSDVDSPDVFVTVSSSAPELTASWNAVSGLHVQPLADWNGAATLTVRACDAPDDGGACSQVLLPVTVNPVNDAPVLAALADTLLAEDGLLTLRPDFTDVDSPSLTVHATSGAAELAVQWLEASGELSLSPAADWFGSTQVTVNVEDEQGAEAQAEFQVLVSAVNDAPVLPAAQALALDEDGSLQLAWPILDVDGPQLDVEVVSNTAGLSAQWLESGELRLLAVDDWNGAAELTLTACDGAPELPACVQQTLAVNVQPVNDGPTISELGPVSLPEDGLLELPVSLEDIDSAELSVEVASSAPELAVLWLDEGALRLTPAADWNGQAQLTLTVNDGAARTLAQAVFTATVLPVNDAPVLPAALPLEMAEDGSLEVEFAPQDVDGPQSNVTLTCDSAAVSLTWLPESGRLRIVPAADWSGEAQIQVTVCDGDAQAELCAGRVLNLTVLPLNDAPVLPELAALEMNEDAALLVDVPVLDVDGPASEWTVSCDQPQVSVAWLPESGRLQIHPEADWNGQALVSLAVCDGDPVTPLCDQLSLALTVHAVNDAPLIDALADQTLPEDSTLSLPVVLHDIDSGELFVTTAIDRAEVNLLWLPEERLLQVTPQADWSGQAQVTITVSDEAARLLAATSFQLTVLPVNDAPVLADPGALLVVEDTPSLVTLDASDVDGPTLAISVLCDTPELQATWLPESGQLELVPAANWTGQAQLTLRACDEHPDTPACAELLVAVTVSAQNDAPWIGEVADQTLSEDSSLQLALELSDVDSQELVLGWSVEPAVLELTWDAQAGQLSLAPVADWHGACTVTLSLDDQTERTVVERSFSVTVSPVNDAPYVRPCVEWTCGVVEDAAGFREQLLAGGLTVDLADVDGDGLELVWFVDGAEVARHAVSAGADTLSCWSLPAPPADLLAGNIVLHAELSDGTVSLNPGGATCAWELDFSGLSGTTPLVLALEPAWPNPFNPSTRLPFVLAAAGPVRLAVYDLRGAQVAVLAEGWRAAGRHEVRWEAGRLASGVYLAVLETGGERRVQRLTLLK
- a CDS encoding ABC transporter ATP-binding protein, with protein sequence MAAELNPPLIRLEALVRHYLVGGETVRALDGVDLELARGSYTAVMGPSGSGKSTLMNLLGCLDRPDSGAYWLDGHAVHAESDDRVLSRLRGRMIGFIFQTFNLLPRLSAAENVELPLIYQGVPAPVRRQRAEQALLRVGLADRARHRPAELSGGQRQRVAIARALVVEPGLLLADEPTGNLDSRTTREILDLFDLLHAEGQTLVVVTHEDEVAARAGQIVHLLDGRVARWESR